The nucleotide sequence CGAAGTAtttaaaaaaactataaaaactaAAGACACTAGTGAACTATCGAACATAAAtaaacacgttaccgaacgttcacgaacatagaTAAACGAacgcgacctctgttcatgttaattcatttaactaaacgaacgaaatttcttgtttgtgttcgtttgtttaataaacgaacgaacacaaacaaacttcctgccgaacggttcacaaactgttcgctAAACGTTTGGTTCATTTGAAGCCCTAGTTATAATAATAAAACGGgatacaaaaatattgtttatatTGTTTGGAGTTTTAATAATTAGATAACTGAGTGTTCGACTATTGAAATTATTAATAGAATAATAGATATAATGATAAAAAATGACAATTTTGTGGGTATATGCCAATTGTAGGTAATTCAGATGAACATACAAGAAGATATACGTAAACAAATTGTTCAAGAACTCAAAATAAACCAAGCATCACAATGTCCACATGTTGTTGTTTGTTACCACTCGTTTTACCACAATGGAGCTATCTCTCTGGTGTTCGAATATATGGACCGTGGATCTTTGGTGGATATTATCAGACAAATTAAAACGATTCTTGAACCGTATCTTGCTGTTGTCTGCAAACAGGTTAGTTTCTGaattcttttcatttttttatttatttttacagtTTTTTAGAAGATGTACAAAAGGTTACAAAATAGATGGCCGGGCGGGTTGTGtataggggtgtgaatttctgacacgacacaaacctaacacgaaatttgcggtttagtctaaacgggttccgGTCATTTTCAGGTTaaacccgcgaacccgtttagctaaacaggTCAGGTTATGGTCAACTTGACCCATTAAACCCATTTATattgtaatatatttttttacaatatgttttatgttataaatcAAATCTATGTGTATTCCACGCCATagttataacttaaaaagagaaattgacataaaattatataatttaaatgtagttgtattatatacatttgtgtttttttagaaaaattaaattttaatatattaatttgcataaaagaaaataaatttttttGGGTTGAATGAGTCGTGTTTGGGTCAACCTGTGAATATTCGGGTCGGGTTGGACCCGCCAACCTGCAAACACAGTCCGTTTAGCACCTCTATGTACAAATGGTGGCATAATAACATGTCAATTAATATGGCATTTTTATTGATAATTGGGGAGTTAAAAGCGGCATCTGaagttataatatattaatatttgaTAATGATCCATCGTTTAGGAAATGATTAGGAGGTTTAATGGTTCAAATATATTCACTCTAGTTGAGAAATATTATAGATACTTAATGTGTTAAATATGAATCAACAAATGATGTTATCTTTATAATAATCTTTTTTCGGAAATGATTTAGTAGGTTTTGTGCATTAATAATGCCTCTGGTTGACATTGGCTTTGTTTAGTTTGTTAGAgataaaacatattttaattGACGCATTCATAAGTAAAATGGACGGGTTTGGGTTCGAGTCAAAACAGGTTTGGATAGAGATGGTTGACCACAACATCTATTGTCCAAAAGTTTGAAGGTTCTATAAATAATTAGCATGTCaattaaaattacaaaatttacATTATTTCATTAACAATCTATTTTTTTTGGAACCGATATAAGAGGTTTTATGCGCTAAAGAGGTGTTTAAGATTGCTTATTTAAACAACttaaacgagccgagcggctcgatAAAAAGCTTGAAACTAGCTGAGCCTTATTAAGCCCGAGctgagcttgagcctaaaataaagctcgtttatttattGAACCCAAACTCAAGCCTAgcatgtgaagctcgtcaggctcgtcgagccttatcgagctttagtgtaatattagtttttattaatatttaataacatttacccCTTATTTAAAGTTGTCTAGTAAACGAGCCGAACTGagcttatttaaacatgtttacaaGCCGAGCTCAAacttaaaaataagtttgtttagtaaacgagcccaagTCCAAGCTTCACTTAccgagctcgcgagcctaaacgaatctatggtttatattatatttatttaatatattaattagtagataataaacgagctgagcttgagcttgagaaactaccaacgagccgagctcgagctctcatAAATTAATCAAGCTCGAGTCTGGTCGAGCTTGGGCTCGGCTCATGCGTTTTTCAATAAGCAGTTGCATACTTAGGATGAAGAAGTTACTTTTCcctatgttgtcaaagacgcaaggcgcaggcgcatcggcctcgcctggagcctaggcgcaaggcgcaaaaaaagcgtgggcttttttaagaaaagcgcacatagagaaaaaaaatagaaaaaatatgttatgctttgaaaataaataagattccacatataaaattataaaaactattatatatGCCATTTAAGATTTTCTGAGCTGGAATTTGGttctgcggacacgaatgcagctccgaaaacccgggccCGCGTGGGGCAGTTTTTGCACGCACTCGGTTTCGTTTTTAATGGTCAATTGTGCTGTTTTACCTTTTTTCCTGCGCCTCAACAACGttttttgcgcctaggcgcgcgctttttgcGCCTCAGCaccgttttttcaaaaaaaatcccatttttgcgcctaggctacCACCAGGCGCTATAGGTGCGTCTCGCTGCGCCCGggcgcctaggcgcgcgctttttgcgcttttgacaacatagacTTTTCCAATAAGTAGTTTCGACCCGTTTGGTTTACTTTCGACCCCCATTTGACCCATCCATAAGTAAACGGTGTGGAATTGTAAATATATAAGTTATAACCTCGTTAAAATGTTTACAACAGGTACTGCAGGGTCTTGTGTATTTGCACAATGAAAGACATGTAATTCATAGGGACATAAAGCCATCTAATCTTTTGGTAAACAAAAAAGGTGAAGTCAAAATTACGGATTTTGGTGTGAGTGCCATGCTGGCAACCTCTATGGGTCAACGTGATACATTTGTGGGAACATATAATTACATGTCGGTAAGTAATTTTTTCATGCAGTTTggaattttataaaagaatctggagtaaaatgtcattttcgtctatgtggtttggccagttttgcgactttcgtccaacggtttgttttttcgcatctggatttaaaaggtttgaaatcttgcaattttcatccggctcgttaactccgttcatttttgtcttctttgttaacttaaagggcaattcggtcttttttaGAGGTATtcagtctttttacataaagtgaaaaaaaccgaattgccctttaagttagcaaaaaggACGGAAGTACCCTTtccttaacggagaaaaatggatggagttaacgagccggatgaaaatggcaagattttaaacttTTTGAATCCAGATACCGAAAAACAAACCGTTAGACGAAAGTGGCCacatggacgaaaatggcattttactcaagaATCTGATAATCACAACTTTATACTACAGAAACACATCCAAACACCATATACTACAACCCGTTTGATTATCGGATTACAGTTACCAACTTCTTAAACTACCTTCATGCAGAATCTAATGAATGAgaaccttggttttaaaatgcgcgcataATGCGTGATGCGCCCGATGCACTAATGAGAGCGCATCGCAACAGCTGATGCGATGCGTTTACGTGATGCGAGAATATTGCGCGCATTTCGCATAATGCGCTCTGATGCACGCAACATTGTTTCTTATGCTTTTTTTCCAGATTTTATGAACTGTGTTCGGTTttttccataattaacatcttagTATGCTTGATTTGAACCAAAAAACACAACTCTTATCTTCTAATTACGTCAGTTGTTTtactttaagtatgtttttataagtttttatgtataaataatttttaactattttttttataaagaacgCATCACATACGTGATGCGCTCGCATCGCGCATCACGCATCAGAGTTTTGGACTAAACGCATCGGAGCGCATCACGCAATTTAAAACCAAGATGAGAACTACCTTATTTACATGTTGAATGTCTTTATGTTTGTTAAGCCCGAAAGAATTAGTGGTGGTGCGTATGATTATAAAAGTGATATCTGGAGTTTGGGCCTTGTGATTCTTGAGTGCGCTATTGGACGATTTCCGTATATACAATCTGAAGATCAAAAAGTTTCGCCCAGTTTCTACGAGCTTTTAGAAGCTATTGTTGCAAAACCACCACCAATGGCTCCAGCAGATCAATTTTCACCAGAATTTTGTTCTTTTGTCTCTTCATGGTAAGTTGAAATGTgattttttaatctttttactCCAAGTTTATACTTTATACATGTCAAAACGGGTTTACGTTTTGGTTAAAGCAGTTCCTATTTTAGCAAGTGTTGAAACGGGTGGGGGCGGGCCAGGACGGGTGTTCCAAAGAATCGAGTAACGAACTATTCGAAtcaaattttttgatttttttgtattttttttacctGAATTCGTATTCGACTAAGATTTAATTTATTTGATTCGAAGTCATATTCGAATTTTGTGCCTAATttgaaatccgattcaattcgtaTTTGAAACTAGAATTCGAATATATTCTATTTAATTCAGATTTACcctaaataataatttattttacttttatttttgaaacttctacaaagtttgtagtacaaacTAATTGTATGGGCTTTTAAAGTATGACCAAAATTTAGAATGTTTTTACATGTGTGTGTATCGAATACAATAGTGCTTATTGTATTCagagaaagtgtaaaatacaatagtGCTTATCGTGCGTTGCGTATGCAAGCAGGAGATTGAGACGCGTGTCATTccttatttttttttgtataagtGCGTGATTATgtatataacatgcgtaattagggTTTGGAACAACCCATGCGTGATTTTGAGTTTAACATGCGTAATTTTCATGTTTGGTGGCATGcgggttttgattttttttaacatgcgtaattatgcaaataacgtgcgtgattagggtttaacccaacccatgcataattatgcaataacgtgcgtaattatgtcAAGTTAATTACTATTGTACTACCGCGTTCAATTTAAGGCCTAGGGTAGGTCAATCATGTGGCTGAGATACTCGCGTACGCAACGCACGATAACCaatattgtacgttaactgacctctatatattcatatatatatattaacataaataaatatatatgtataatttgaattcgaatttcgaatcgaactCGAAATCTCGAATATTTGAAAACCAAATTCGAAGCTTGATAATTGAATTCGAATCAAGTTTCGATAACATGCCGATTGAGGTGTGGAGGTGTTTAGGTGATGAAGGAGTTCAATGGCTAACTACTCTGTTCAATCTTATTTTCAAATATGGAAGCATGCCAGATCAGTGGAGGAGCAGTGTCATATTGCCCTTATATAAGAACAAAGGGGATGCTCAATATTGTGGGAATTACAGAGGGATTAAGTTACTAGGTCATACTATGAAATTATGGGAGAGGGTAATTGAGAATAGACTTAGAAGAGAAACTCAAGTTTCGGTGAACCAATTTGGTTTCATGCCGGGGCGGTCAACTACGGAAGCAATACAAATTCTAAGGAGATTGATGGAAAAGTATAGGGAGAAGAAGCGAGATCTGCATATGGTGTTCATTGACCTTGAAAAGGCATATGACAGTGTACCACGCATGCTGATTCGGGATAGTTTGGAGTGTAGAGGGATTCCGGGGAAATATATAGACATAATTAGGGATTTGTATGTTAGGACTGAAACTAGCGTGCGTGCACCTGTAGGGGATACTGATGTCTTCCCTGTGGAGGTAGGACTCCATCAAGGGTCTGCGTTGAGTCCGGTTTCTTTTTGCAATTGTCTTAGATGAGTTGTCTAAGTTGATCCAGGACATGGTTCCGTGGTGCTTGCTTTTTGCCGATGATATTGTGTTAGTGGCTGAGAGTAAATAAAGCTTGAATGCAAGGTTAGAGGAGTGGCGAGTAGCTTTAGAGGGTAACAGTTTAAGGATTAGTCGTTCTAAGACCGGGTATCTTCGGTGTGATTTCAATGGTGTAGGCGACCAGGACAATCAAATCTCCTTTGAGGGGCAAGTGGTTCCGGAGGTAACTAAATTCAAGTATTTAGGATCTTTTGTACAAAATGATGGGGAGATAGATAGTGACGTAGCTCATCGAGTTCAGGTTGGATGGTGTAGGTGGAGAGCAGCCGCTGGGGTATTGTGCGACAAGAGGTTCCCAGCAAAATTAAAGGGAAATTTCTATAGGGTTGCAGTTAGACCGGCTATGCTATACGGAACAAATTATTGGGCCATTAAGAAGGCACAAGCGCGTAAGCTGGAGGTGGCAGAGATGAGGATGCTTAGGTGGATGTGTGGGCATACTAGGTTGGATAGGATAAGAAATAAGGTTTTTAGGGAAAGATTGGGAGTGGCTAGTATTTTAGATAAGGTTAGGGAGGGGAggttgagatggtttgggcatgttcGGAGGAGACAAGTGACAGACACAGTTAGATCAACAGAAACTCTCACTGTGGAGGGGAGGAGGAGTAGAGGCAGGCCGAAAATGACTTGGGAAGAGCGTGCTAGAAAGGATTTGTTGAACTTACACCTCTCTGAGGACATGGTCGAGGATAGGGGTTTGTCGAGACGCAAgattaaggttaaggactttTAGGAGGATGACACAGTTTTTTGTATTAGTTTCTCGTGTTAGGAGCTTAGCTTCTTTAGTCCATTTTGGTGGCCTAGGAATATCACAACTGACATGTGTGTCTATTTGAAGTGCTATCTGTTCCTATTATATGTTTTCATCTATTGTGGTAGCTTAGTAAGAATATGTTTAGTACTATTTATGTAGTTATATGTCTTCTTCCGTTTTATTTTGACTCTTTTGCCTAGATATGATTTTATGTGATCATATGtctttttctgtttttatttgaCTGTTTTacctatcgagccgggggtctcactggaagcagcctctctattcctaaggggtagaggtaagactgtctacgtcttaccctcctcagaccctaccttagctttgctattggtgggatttactgagtatgatgatgatgattaagtTTCGAAATTTTCGAATCTGAATTAAATACTGAACACCCCTAGCGGCCAGGTTGGGTTGACCTTTTTTGTTAATTCGTTTTAGTTTTATAGTAGATGATTAGTGCGTTTATTTTGATTTTTCTATTATGCTTACAAAAAAACTGTAATATTTCAAAACGTTGTAAAATAGAATACGCTTATTGGTGGTttgttttggtaattttatatttattcaacctgtttTCATGATTACATTTTTTCTGAAAGTCACACTTTTGTAATTATGGTGTATAGAAgcgtaaaaaataataataaaataggCAAAATTAATATCATTAACAAAACTTTTTTAAAAGGTTGTATGCATCTAAATACAAACCTGTTTAATTTTTAACTGAATTTTTGGAACCCGTTTGACGTGTTTCATTTTTACTAAATATTTGTAACCTCCTTGACACGTCACACGTTTCAttgttaactaatttttcttgaCCCGTTCGGTCtgtttcatttttaaccaaatTTTATGGTTTCATGTGTGCATACTTTTAGGTGACTTTACGACTCGTTTGACCCATTCCATTTTTAACTAAATATTGTGACCCATTTGACATGTTCATCGTTAACTAAATTTTCTGGTTTTGTATGCGCTGTTCATCTTATATATAATTCAAATCGTACATTTTTTGTGAACTTACAGCATACAGAAAGACCCTAAAGATAGATCATCAGCTTTAGACCTTTTGGTGAGTATTACTTCTTAACTACTTTGTTAATTACAATGCATTTATTGACAACCCTTTAAACTGCTTtcgattttttttacttatttataTTAGAGTCATCCCTTCATCAAAAAGTTTGAAGACAAGGATATTGATCTAGCAATTCTGGTCGGTAGTTTGGAACCACCGGTAAATTTTACTAGGTAAGTTTAAACCGAAAACGTAACATTTGCTACATACCAAACACTCTTATATAGTATCTTGTAGATTAAATCGTATGTATTATCACATTTTCGACAAATATCATCGCAATGTATGTTTGCAAGTTGCTTCTGTATTACATCTTCAAGAAAAAAAAtgtgtggtttttttttttttttttttttttttttttttttttttttgtttagtttgCAATTTTAGCAACCTATAAATTGTTGTAGTTTTGTATCACATTGGCGGTTGGCCAAAAGTATCGAAATTGTTTTAGAGTCTCGTCTCTGCAGCACCAAACGACTTTTTTACGTAATAGAATGCGCTAAGTGTGTTGTGCTTAAGAGGGGGCGTATGTGAGCCCCATTAATTCGGTGTTTTACTATGGTTTTAGGTGTTAGTCGTTACAATGGTGTGACACCCTTACCTCCAAGCGTGTAGCTAAGTTGGTTGTGGGTCTCGATCGACAACATAGAAGAAACCCGAATTCATATTATCATAGAGGGAACCTACATGAGAAAATAAATCTCTTATAAGATGTATGGGATACTTGAGCCAACCGATGGCTCAAATAGGAGTAGAGAAATCTATCATTTTCAAAATTGCCCAGTTTATTAAGTTATAATCTATAATCATTCAGAAGCATTTCAAAATTTCGAATTATCTTTAAGAATACATTaacttagattttttttttaaacatatacaAATGTAAGCTAAGGCATTTTGTATATTATCAAGAGAATAATACTTCGAATATAGGTTTTTTAAGAGCATATTAAGTTAGATTTTCGAAACATATACAAATGTAAGCTAAGGCATTTTGTATATTATTGTCAAGAGAATAATACTTATTTGATGTTTGATTTTATTATATCTAATTTAATTGATGTCCACTAATTTAtatttgattttattattttattatatctaATGATGAGATGATTGATTCACTTAGTTTTGTTAAACGAGTGGCCGTAATTATAAAATCACGGCTCTAACTCGTTTTATATTAATAATACTTTAGAAAAACGCGGATAATTAGgtttcagattttttttaaagaaaaacataGAACTTATACATCTGGGTTAACCGATAACCCAGACGATCGAAGTAAAAATTATTACACTTGAATTGCATTTTACAATAGTCAAGCTTTTAAGTTTGAATACTTCAACTCGCATGATCATGCATCAACTTTCCCATGAATCGTCTCCAAAGAGATAGAGATAATGGTTtaatagtgttcggttcttcgcgTACTTGATCATCCGTCCGGTACCAGCCCTTTTATAAACCTGTCATAAACACCAAAAACGATTAGTGTTTATACATCTTTTGTGATAACGGATGAAAAGATGACAACGAAAATATTCTAATCAACTAGAGTTCTATTGCGTATCACGACAGAAACGCTTTCAGACGTCGCGTGCTGCGAAGAATAATATGTGCACTTTACTAGTACGTGCACTTCACTAATATGTGCACTTTACTATTATGTACACTCCACTAATATGTGCATTTTACTGAGATTTGCATGCACTACTTTGTTGAAGTGTGTGTACTTTGCTGAGATGCGCACTACTTTGCTAACGTGTGCACTACTTTGCTGAAATGTAGACTTTTTTGCTGAAGTGTGCATTACTTTGCTTAACTGTGTACTTTGCTGAAGTGTGCACTACTTGGCTAAAGTATGCACTAC is from Helianthus annuus cultivar XRQ/B chromosome 9, HanXRQr2.0-SUNRISE, whole genome shotgun sequence and encodes:
- the LOC110877101 gene encoding mitogen-activated protein kinase kinase 6 isoform X2, giving the protein MKGMKPLKQLKLSVPAQEAPITSFLTASGTFHDGDLLLNFNGLRIKSEEKEASLPETKEIDLKFSLEDLETIKVIGKGSGGVVQLVRHKWVGTLFALKVIQMNIQEDIRKQIVQELKINQASQCPHVVVCYHSFYHNGAISLVFEYMDRGSLVDIIRQIKTILEPYLAVVCKQVLQGLVYLHNERHVIHRDIKPSNLLVNKKGEVKITDFGVSAMLATSMGQRDTFVGTYNYMSPERISGGAYDYKSDIWSLGLVILECAIGRFPYIQSEDQKVSPSFYELLEAIVAKPPPMAPADQFSPEFCSFVSSCIQKDPKDRSSALDLLSHPFIKKFEDKDIDLAILVGSLEPPVNFTR
- the LOC110877101 gene encoding mitogen-activated protein kinase kinase 6 isoform X1 encodes the protein MKGMKPLKQLKLSVPAQEAPITSFLTASGTFHDGDLLLNFNGLRIKSEEKEASVKLPETKEIDLKFSLEDLETIKVIGKGSGGVVQLVRHKWVGTLFALKVIQMNIQEDIRKQIVQELKINQASQCPHVVVCYHSFYHNGAISLVFEYMDRGSLVDIIRQIKTILEPYLAVVCKQVLQGLVYLHNERHVIHRDIKPSNLLVNKKGEVKITDFGVSAMLATSMGQRDTFVGTYNYMSPERISGGAYDYKSDIWSLGLVILECAIGRFPYIQSEDQKVSPSFYELLEAIVAKPPPMAPADQFSPEFCSFVSSCIQKDPKDRSSALDLLSHPFIKKFEDKDIDLAILVGSLEPPVNFTR